One genomic region from Bradyrhizobium icense encodes:
- a CDS encoding SURF1 family protein, giving the protein MTGLSSRRPAVAGFAIFTLLMVAVFAGLGIWQLQRRVEKHALIAMLNERLAAAPEALPAQAQWNTLTPAKDEFRRVSFTATYAPLPDAMVYSAGSAVREDVSGPGTWAFLPARLADGNTIVVNTGFVQNTMQDRAQQDRAVRRLITGDPVQLTGYMRFPESAGTLTPPENMAKRLWFNRDHLAMARALGWDEVGKAVAPFYVDLETPAPENGIPKPGPLSVHLKDDHLQYAITWFTLAFAVVIAFGVWWRAQRHA; this is encoded by the coding sequence ATGACCGGCCTTTCGTCGCGGCGGCCGGCGGTCGCCGGCTTTGCCATCTTCACGCTGTTGATGGTGGCGGTCTTCGCGGGCCTCGGAATCTGGCAATTGCAGCGCCGGGTCGAGAAGCACGCGCTGATCGCGATGCTGAACGAGCGGCTCGCCGCCGCGCCCGAGGCGCTGCCGGCGCAGGCGCAATGGAATACGCTGACGCCGGCCAAAGACGAATTCCGCCGCGTCAGCTTCACCGCGACCTACGCGCCGTTGCCGGATGCTATGGTCTACAGCGCGGGCTCCGCGGTGCGCGAGGACGTCTCCGGTCCCGGCACCTGGGCCTTCCTGCCGGCCCGTCTCGCCGATGGCAACACCATTGTGGTCAACACCGGCTTTGTGCAGAACACGATGCAGGACCGCGCCCAGCAGGATCGCGCCGTGAGACGGCTCATCACCGGTGACCCGGTGCAGCTCACCGGCTACATGCGTTTTCCCGAAAGCGCGGGCACGCTGACGCCGCCTGAGAACATGGCAAAGCGGCTCTGGTTCAACCGCGATCATCTTGCGATGGCGCGCGCGCTCGGCTGGGACGAGGTCGGCAAGGCCGTCGCGCCGTTCTATGTCGACCTGGAAACGCCTGCACCCGAAAACGGCATTCCGAAGCCCGGGCCGCTTTCCGTGCATCTCAAGGACGATCACCTGCAATACGCCATCACCTGGTTCACGCTGGCCTTTGCAGTCGTCATCGCGTTCGGCGTGTGGTGGCGCGCGCAGCGCCATGCCTGA
- a CDS encoding nuclear transport factor 2 family protein, with protein MDAITELADDFDQVALVIDWLDACRNRDLATLLDLYADDAKAECRCGEVKLSDGRAGLEAYWRPRLDAIAPTAFGLEEITPTAEGVVLDYLSHEGEPVRIAFTFSRDGKIQRTICAPSGRALCREAADVEGG; from the coding sequence ATGGATGCGATCACGGAATTGGCGGATGATTTCGATCAAGTCGCATTAGTGATCGATTGGTTGGACGCGTGCCGCAATCGCGACCTCGCGACATTGCTCGACCTCTATGCGGATGACGCGAAGGCCGAATGCCGGTGCGGCGAGGTCAAGCTCAGTGACGGCCGCGCCGGGCTCGAAGCCTATTGGCGGCCGCGTCTCGATGCGATCGCACCCACCGCATTCGGGCTCGAGGAAATCACGCCGACCGCCGAGGGCGTCGTGCTTGATTACCTGAGCCACGAAGGCGAGCCCGTCCGCATCGCATTCACTTTTTCGCGTGACGGCAAGATCCAGCGGACCATCTGTGCCCCTTCGGGCCGGGCCTTGTGCCGGGAAGCTGCCGACGTTGAGGGCGGCTGA
- a CDS encoding histidine kinase: MWQGLSLRTRLLLPLGFMFVAALLAGAASLQIFASAQLVEETEPGTRSARAVAAALNGALRTSTNPHATLDAFVQSLGTSEAVRFRRLGTDLDVPPPEVQTPLGTVPDWFVRLLAIPEFGTAFPVMVEGKQVGDIVFAPDMSADIHEKWVEFLAIACSGITLMLLTGVIAHFTARSALQPLQNLGDGLTRMRTGDYEQLISPAGPPEIRRSAQEANELARTLKRLSQDNRSLLRRIVSLQDNERQDMARELHDELGPLLFGIRANTVALLGSIPSGNAELRKAAEGILQSVETLQQANRRILDRLRPLYIQELGLEKSIQTLLQNAKAQSRGLKVTSRIDADLNEVDGLLSQTIYRVIQEAVTNVLRHAKANAMHVTAGINNGEVIVEVSDDGIGFPADRMFGRGLTGMLERVRALSGTLELLREAGRTCVRCRLPAGDSALHPQHAGRD, encoded by the coding sequence ATGTGGCAAGGGCTTTCTCTTCGAACGCGGTTGTTGCTGCCGCTCGGCTTCATGTTCGTGGCCGCCCTGCTGGCCGGAGCCGCTTCGCTCCAGATCTTTGCCTCCGCGCAACTTGTGGAGGAAACCGAGCCAGGGACTCGCTCGGCCAGAGCGGTCGCGGCGGCGCTCAACGGCGCGCTCCGGACCTCGACCAATCCCCACGCAACCCTCGATGCGTTCGTGCAATCGCTGGGAACGTCCGAAGCAGTCCGGTTTCGGCGCCTCGGGACCGATCTCGACGTTCCCCCTCCCGAGGTGCAAACCCCCTTGGGAACGGTACCCGACTGGTTCGTCCGCCTCCTCGCCATCCCCGAATTTGGGACAGCCTTCCCCGTGATGGTCGAGGGGAAGCAGGTCGGCGACATCGTATTTGCGCCGGACATGTCCGCCGATATCCACGAAAAGTGGGTCGAATTTCTGGCGATCGCCTGCTCCGGAATTACCCTGATGCTGCTGACGGGGGTCATTGCCCACTTCACCGCGCGTTCCGCATTGCAGCCGCTGCAAAACCTGGGCGACGGCCTGACCCGCATGCGAACAGGCGACTACGAACAGCTGATTTCCCCTGCCGGTCCGCCCGAAATCCGCAGGAGCGCGCAGGAAGCCAACGAACTCGCCCGCACCCTCAAGCGCCTCAGCCAGGACAATCGCAGCCTGCTGCGCCGGATCGTGTCGCTGCAAGACAACGAGCGGCAGGACATGGCGCGCGAGCTGCATGATGAGCTCGGGCCGCTTTTGTTCGGGATTCGCGCCAACACGGTGGCGCTGCTGGGATCCATCCCATCCGGCAACGCCGAGTTGAGGAAGGCGGCCGAGGGCATTCTGCAGTCGGTCGAAACATTGCAGCAGGCCAACCGCCGCATCCTGGACCGCCTGCGGCCGCTCTACATTCAGGAGCTCGGCCTGGAGAAGAGCATCCAGACGCTGCTGCAGAATGCGAAGGCGCAGTCGCGTGGCCTCAAGGTGACATCACGGATCGATGCTGATCTGAACGAGGTCGATGGCCTGCTGTCGCAGACCATCTATCGCGTGATCCAGGAGGCGGTGACCAACGTGCTCCGCCATGCCAAGGCGAACGCGATGCATGTCACGGCAGGGATCAACAATGGCGAAGTGATCGTGGAAGTCTCCGACGATGGCATCGGCTTTCCGGCAGATCGGATGTTTGGCCGGGGATTGACCGGAATGCTCGAGCGCGTTCGGGCGCTGAGCGGGACGCTCGAGTTGTTGCGCGAGGCGGGGCGCACCTGCGTTCGCTGCCGGCTTCCGGCGGGCGATTCTGCCTTACATCCGCAACACGCCGGACGGGACTAA
- a CDS encoding response regulator transcription factor, whose translation MQNSARSATKVLIVDDHPVVLSGCRSLFATDNSVKIEEASDAKSGHRAYVTRKPDVTVIDIKLPDVSGFELMRRIRKDDPDARIIMFSMNDDPAFVVRAIEMGAQGYVSKGDDPRMLVRAVRKVAAGENFISPQLAEAVTFSGASIKANPASQMTARELEILRLLGRGDKIVEVADALEISYKTVANTTSLLKQKLGAKNHSDLIRIAVEMGLG comes from the coding sequence ATGCAGAATTCCGCCAGATCGGCAACGAAGGTCTTGATCGTCGACGACCATCCGGTTGTGCTGTCGGGTTGCCGGTCGCTGTTCGCCACGGACAATTCCGTGAAGATCGAGGAGGCCTCCGACGCCAAGTCCGGCCACCGCGCCTACGTTACCAGGAAGCCCGACGTCACGGTCATCGACATCAAGCTTCCTGACGTTTCCGGTTTCGAGCTGATGCGGCGCATCCGCAAGGACGATCCGGACGCCAGGATCATCATGTTCAGCATGAATGACGATCCGGCTTTCGTCGTTCGCGCCATCGAGATGGGCGCGCAGGGCTACGTTTCGAAGGGTGACGATCCCCGGATGCTGGTGCGCGCCGTCCGCAAGGTGGCCGCGGGCGAGAATTTCATATCGCCGCAACTGGCCGAGGCGGTGACGTTTTCAGGCGCATCGATCAAGGCCAATCCGGCATCGCAGATGACGGCGCGCGAGCTGGAAATCCTGCGGTTGTTGGGCCGTGGCGACAAGATCGTCGAGGTCGCCGACGCGCTGGAGATTTCCTACAAGACGGTGGCCAACACCACCTCGCTGCTCAAGCAGAAGCTTGGCGCCAAGAACCATTCGGATTTGATCCGGATCGCGGTCGAGATGGGGCTCGGCTGA